The genomic region TTTTATTAATTTAATAACTAAGATATCATCTTGGGAAGAGACCGTTTCCCCGCTGATTTTTACTTTTTTATCTGATAAGTTATATATTTCATTTTCATAGTTATGATTATTGATTTTTAATATTGTGTATGTTTGTTCGTTATAAGTGACAGGACTGTCCAAAACAATATAAATATCTTCACATGTAGTGCATAGATCTGTTCCGTCGTTATCAGTATAGCAGCAGCCATACAGTTCAAAATTAATTTTACCTGTACCGGAAATAACATCTTTAGGTTCTCCGGGAGAGAGTGAAGTCAACAATAAGAATAGCATTGAAAGTATCATTTTCATAGTTTTACCGCCTGTATAAAAAATTTATAAATCTATAACTCATAAAGCTGTATTAGCCTTTAAAAGAATTCGCATTATCTAAAAACTCCTGAAGGTCATTGAATTTTGTATGTTCTTTTATATGATCATCAATGGTTTTCTGGGAGATATTTTCTAAATCATCATGTGTAAAAATATTAACAGCTCCAAAAAAGTCATTAATATTGGTAAATTCACCGTTAGTACAAGAGTTGATAAATTTTGGCGGAAAAAGAATATTAAAATCAATTCTTATTATATTATTTTTAGCAGGAACATCAGGATGAAATTTTTCATCTAACTGTTGTTTAAGCTGTTTTTCTATATTGAAATCAAGTAAATCGGAAAATTTTGAGTCCTTATTATATTTTGCTTTGATAGGCATTTTATTCCTCCTTTATTTAGTTATAACATTATAACACGAATTCAAATATAGATAAACAGGAAGAAAGAAGGGAAAATAATTTTATAGTTCATTTTCCAGTATTTGAGCAGATTTATTATCTTAATATTTTTGCTGCGGAAGCTTTAATACCTGATGTTTACAGAATAGACCGCTGATATTCCTGTGTGACAGGCTGGCACTGTGTTAATCTGTATGTTATAATAAGAAAAATATTTAAGGAGGAAAGAGGAAATATGAAAAAAAAGTTAATAATTTTAGCAGGAATGTTTATGTTTTTTCAGTATAGTTTTTCTCTGAGCTGTTTGTTCAGGGGATATTTAATGGAAAATGACAAAGTATATTATGAAAGCAAGGAGAAAAAAGAGTTGGAAAAAGCGGATTATTCTACCTTTGAAATCATAAGGTCTGTAAATTACAGTATTCTGGCAAAAGACAAGAATAATGTGTATTATCAGGGAGAAATTCTTAAAGATATAAATCCGAAAACATTTAAAATAATAAAAGAAATAACTCCGCCGATAAGGCCGGTATGGGGTTACGGATGCGGAAGTTCCGGGTATATACTGGAAGATAATGGTGTAAGATATGAGCTTAAAGAAGTATTTTAAAAATTTTTGAAGAGAAAGCTGTATTTATAAATTTTAGCAAAAAAATTAATGGGGAAGAAAAATGATAAAACAAAAATTGATAATTGAAGGAATACCGGCTATATTATGGGGAGATCATAAAGAAAAAATCTTTATAGCAGTACATGGAAATATGTCTCATAAAGAAGATGAGGTAATTGTGCAGTTCGCAGAAAAGGCTGCTGAAGCGGGATATCAGGTACTAAGCTTTGATCTGCCTGAACATGGAGACAGAAAAAATGAAGAGACATTATGTAAAGTTCAGAATTGTGAAAAAGATCTGACCGGAATAATAAAATATGTAAGGGAAAGATATGAAAATATAAGCTTATTTGCCTGCAGCATGGGGGCTTATTTCAGCCTTTTGGCATATAAAAATGAAAAATTAAATCAGGCATTGTTTTTATCACCTGTTGTAAATATGGAAAAAATCATTGAAAATATGATGTTATGGTTTAATGTAAGTAAAGATGAATTAGAGAGAAAAAAAGAAATAGCGACACCTGTGGGTCAGATACTGTATTGGGATTATTACTGCTATGTGAAATCCAATCCTGTTTCTGTCTGGAATGTTCCGACTTCTGTTTTATACGGCTCAAAGGACGAAATAACAGAATATGATATAATATCTGAATTTGCAGAGGTTTTTAGCTGCGACTTAATGATTATGGAAAACGGTGAACATTATTTTCATACAAAACAACAAATAGACTTTTTTAATGAATGGTTAAAAAATCGATTATATATTAGTAAAATAAATATATAAACGACGGGAAGAATAGTATAATACAGAAATATAAAAAAGAAGCCCTTACCAGACTTCTGTGAATCTATTTATTGATATACAATACATTCTGTTAAAATCCTGAATAAGTATAAAAAATTAATCATAGTCATGCCAAGGCATACAATGTCTGCATTTAGTCTTATAGGTAGGATGCCTTTTTACTTCCTCATCCAAAGAATCAGCACTAAAAATATAATGAGATTTTAGGTCTTCGATCTGACAATTTTTTCGGATATGGTTTAAATCATGACAAATTCCTGTAGAAATGTCTAAAAGATATCTTTTTGTTAAATTATGAATCATAAAAATCACCTTTCTGTATGATAAATTTATAAGATTATACTTAAAATAAGATACTATGAATTATTATAACATAAATTTATTATAAATAAAAAATAAAAAAATACTATGTTATTGTAAGTATTTAAATATTTGAGATAGAAAGTGGAGATTGTAAATCAAGTGGAAATTTACATATTACTTTATGACAAAAAAGGAGTATAAAATGAAAAATAAGTTATGGGTTATAATCGGAGTATTAGTTTTTTCATGTTTTATTTTTTCAAATACATATCTGAAAGCAGAATATTCAGAAAAAAATTATACTGCAAAAACAGAACCAGAAGTAAAAGAAAGCGTTGTATATCCGTATAATTGTTTTGAAGTGGGATATTTTACAGATAATAATGAGATATTTTATTATGACGGAGTCGTATCAAAAAAACTTATGAAAGCAGATATAAAAACATTTAGACAAATTCATTCTTCAATAGGTAGGGATGAGAAAAATGTCTATTATGGCACGCAGATAATCAAAGGTTTGGACAGAAAAACCCTGGAGATATATTCTGACATCATAGAGTTAGAGGAAACAGAACCTGCAATCGGCTGCTATCCTGTAATAGATATCAGATTTAAAGATAAAAACGGTGTATATATAATAAAAGAAGAAAACTCCGGGAAAATGAAACTGATAAAATATGAATAATAATGAAAATGAATACTTTTATTTAAATATAACAATGTTATTATGTTGTTTTTATATAAAAAACATGATAAAATAAGGAACAATAATTTGAAATTCATATACAAATAAAGGAGGAAGTATGGAAGATGTATTTAGCGAAAAAAAAGTATTAGAAATGGAAATGGACGAAACACTTACGAAGCAAATAAGATTCATAGGAATAATCCAGCAGGTAATGGGTGTTCTTAATATAATCAGCGGAGCTTTTATGTGTTTGACAATAATTGGCGCAGCAGCGGGAGTACCAATTATTATGGGAGGAATAAGCGTATTTAAATCTGGCGGATTTATGAGCGATACAGCTCTGAATAACAGCGGGTCAAGTCTGAAAGAAGCACTTGGTAATTTGGCAAAAGGACTGAAACTGCTCTTGATCGGATTTATAATATGGATAGTTTTATATATATTATTCTTTGTTGTAGTAATGATATTAGGAGTATTTGCATCAGCATCCGGATATTAAAATTTAAGAATCCGTTTTTACAGGATTCTTTTTTTGTGCCTGATTTTGAAGAATAATACTATGATTTTTAAAGTTTATAATAAATGATGAAAGAGAAAAAAGTTTTCTGAAACTTAATAAATTTGTATACAAAAATAAAACTTTATGCTAGAATATTTGTATATAAAAAAATGAGGTGGCTTCTATGAAAACCAGTAAGAAAAATCTAATAATATCGGCAGTTTTAATATTTAGTGCCTTAAATTGGGGGATTGTGGGAGTATTTGGATTTGATCTGATAGAAGTATTATTTGGATGGTTTAGTAATTACAGCCGTTTGATATATGTATGTATAGGAATAACAGGTATATATTGTATAAAATATTTAATGGAATAATCAATCGGAATCTTTTTAAAAGATTCTTTTTATATTTCTATATATAAGAGAAACATGCTGTATAAAAATTTGATGGAA from Sebaldella sp. S0638 harbors:
- a CDS encoding carboxylesterase codes for the protein MIKQKLIIEGIPAILWGDHKEKIFIAVHGNMSHKEDEVIVQFAEKAAEAGYQVLSFDLPEHGDRKNEETLCKVQNCEKDLTGIIKYVRERYENISLFACSMGAYFSLLAYKNEKLNQALFLSPVVNMEKIIENMMLWFNVSKDELERKKEIATPVGQILYWDYYCYVKSNPVSVWNVPTSVLYGSKDEITEYDIISEFAEVFSCDLMIMENGEHYFHTKQQIDFFNEWLKNRLYISKINI
- a CDS encoding DKNYY domain-containing protein, whose protein sequence is MKKKLIILAGMFMFFQYSFSLSCLFRGYLMENDKVYYESKEKKELEKADYSTFEIIRSVNYSILAKDKNNVYYQGEILKDINPKTFKIIKEITPPIRPVWGYGCGSSGYILEDNGVRYELKEVF
- a CDS encoding DKNYY domain-containing protein, producing MKNKLWVIIGVLVFSCFIFSNTYLKAEYSEKNYTAKTEPEVKESVVYPYNCFEVGYFTDNNEIFYYDGVVSKKLMKADIKTFRQIHSSIGRDEKNVYYGTQIIKGLDRKTLEIYSDIIELEETEPAIGCYPVIDIRFKDKNGVYIIKEENSGKMKLIKYE
- a CDS encoding DUF378 domain-containing protein, which produces MKTSKKNLIISAVLIFSALNWGIVGVFGFDLIEVLFGWFSNYSRLIYVCIGITGIYCIKYLME
- a CDS encoding DUF5362 domain-containing protein, which translates into the protein MEDVFSEKKVLEMEMDETLTKQIRFIGIIQQVMGVLNIISGAFMCLTIIGAAAGVPIIMGGISVFKSGGFMSDTALNNSGSSLKEALGNLAKGLKLLLIGFIIWIVLYILFFVVVMILGVFASASGY